One window of the Dehalococcoidales bacterium genome contains the following:
- a CDS encoding ATP-dependent Clp protease proteolytic subunit encodes MNINPMDIIPGVVETGPRGERFWDIYSLLLKERIVMLFTPISDPVANTIIAQLLYLEREDPDKDISMYIQSPGGVITSGLAIYDTMQLIRPDVSTICVGMAASMGTVLLCSGAKGKRYALPHSTIHMHQAIGGAQGQASDIQIAAREIARQQDVIKDIIVRHTGQPLDKVTHDTDRDFYLNPEQAVEYGLIDEILSKPQDAAKK; translated from the coding sequence ATGAATATTAATCCGATGGATATTATCCCCGGCGTGGTTGAGACCGGGCCAAGAGGCGAGCGGTTCTGGGACATATACTCTCTGCTGTTAAAAGAGCGTATCGTCATGTTATTCACCCCGATTTCTGACCCTGTGGCGAACACTATCATCGCTCAGCTTCTATACCTGGAACGGGAAGACCCGGACAAAGACATCAGTATGTACATTCAGAGTCCGGGTGGGGTCATCACCTCCGGGCTGGCTATTTATGACACCATGCAGCTGATTCGTCCTGATGTGTCCACCATCTGCGTCGGCATGGCGGCTAGCATGGGTACTGTGCTCCTCTGCTCCGGCGCCAAGGGTAAGCGCTATGCCCTGCCGCACTCAACAATTCACATGCACCAGGCGATCGGCGGCGCTCAGGGACAGGCTTCCGATATTCAGATTGCGGCCCGTGAGATTGCCCGTCAGCAGGACGTAATTAAGGATATCATCGTCCGGCACACCGGCCAGCCGCTGGACAAGGTGACCCATGATACCGACCGTGATTTCTACCTTAATCCTGAGCAGGCGGTAGAGTACGGCCTCATTGATGAAATCCTGAGCAAACCGCAGGACGCGGCCAAGAAGTAG
- the tig gene encoding trigger factor, which translates to MKVTNEKTENRQVFLTIEMEPEEVAESMEKAYRRLVTRTKIPGFRVGKAPRAVLERHIGKESLLEDALNSLVPEAYQKAIAEQEIEAIAQPQIEITGTEPVVFTATVPLRPEVKLGDYHQVKLSPESVTVTDENIDAVMEQLRHQHATWEPVERPVDFNDLAVLDVESSIDGQPFINQQGAQFQVLRDFTFPAPGLAEQLVGMKSGAEKEFTLQIPAEYPRPELAGKEPHFKVKVTGVKQEILPELNDELAKLVNPEYETLAALRERVAADMTLRAEERARMDFEERVIDGVVGLSEVEFPPILIEAEIHRIIDQRFQRGDQTLEQYLSSVNKTEEELHEELRPVAITRVTRSLVLGKVVEEEKIEADDSEIDAEIDKMVASSGDKKEELKKILNTAQTRESIRQTLITQKAVQRLVDMAKETKKPRKKRDKEAK; encoded by the coding sequence GTGAAAGTAACCAACGAGAAAACTGAAAACAGGCAGGTGTTCCTGACCATTGAGATGGAACCGGAAGAGGTGGCGGAGTCCATGGAGAAGGCTTACCGGCGCCTGGTCACGAGGACCAAAATCCCCGGTTTCCGGGTGGGCAAGGCGCCACGGGCGGTACTGGAACGCCATATCGGTAAAGAGAGCCTGCTGGAGGATGCGCTCAATAGTCTGGTTCCTGAGGCTTATCAGAAGGCTATCGCCGAGCAGGAGATCGAGGCTATTGCTCAGCCGCAGATTGAAATAACCGGGACCGAGCCGGTAGTGTTTACGGCTACGGTACCGTTAAGACCTGAGGTTAAGCTTGGTGATTACCATCAGGTCAAGCTCTCGCCGGAGTCGGTGACGGTAACCGATGAGAATATTGACGCCGTTATGGAGCAGCTGCGTCATCAGCACGCCACCTGGGAGCCGGTGGAGCGCCCGGTGGACTTTAATGACCTGGCCGTGCTTGATGTCGAGAGCAGTATCGATGGCCAGCCTTTCATTAACCAGCAGGGCGCCCAGTTCCAGGTACTTCGCGATTTCACTTTCCCCGCGCCGGGATTAGCCGAGCAGCTTGTCGGGATGAAAAGCGGTGCGGAAAAGGAGTTCACGCTACAGATTCCGGCGGAATATCCCCGCCCGGAACTGGCCGGGAAAGAGCCTCACTTCAAAGTAAAGGTAACCGGGGTCAAGCAGGAAATACTCCCCGAGCTCAATGACGAGCTGGCTAAACTGGTCAACCCCGAGTATGAGACCCTGGCTGCGCTCCGGGAGCGTGTCGCCGCTGATATGACGCTCAGGGCTGAAGAGAGGGCCAGAATGGACTTTGAAGAACGGGTGATTGACGGCGTTGTTGGGCTATCTGAGGTAGAGTTCCCCCCGATTCTGATAGAAGCGGAGATTCACCGGATTATTGACCAGCGCTTCCAGCGGGGCGACCAGACTCTGGAACAGTACCTGAGCAGTGTCAATAAGACGGAGGAGGAGCTGCATGAAGAGTTGCGTCCTGTAGCTATCACCAGGGTCACCCGATCTCTGGTACTGGGCAAGGTTGTTGAAGAAGAGAAGATTGAGGCGGATGATTCGGAAATTGACGCTGAAATTGATAAAATGGTAGCCAGTAGCGGTGATAAAAAGGAGGAATTGAAGAAGATTCTGAATACCGCACAGACCCGCGAGTCAATCAGGCAGACATTGATTACCCAGAAAGCGGTGCAAAGACTGGTAGATATGGCTAAAGAGACAAAGAAACCAAGGAAAAAACGGGATAAGGAGGCAAAATGA